One Natrinema longum genomic window carries:
- a CDS encoding MBL fold metallo-hydrolase, translating into MAIGDVREVTAGDCSDLYYLDTGMYDTSEYGAVYVLDDDRPAVVDTGIGTNYDLLRDALDEVGIAQDDLEVIALTHVHLDHAGGAGFLAADYPNADVYVPALGADHMADPSRLVAGTKNAVGEQWEYYVEPEPIPEERIVEIEDGDTIDLGTHDLRAHEAPGHAPHQVVFEDLANDAVFVADAAGIWVPETEQIRETSPPSNFDLEQCLADLETLAELDPNVFCYPHFGPRYIGDDVEGALEEYATVLEEWVDAVAAKRRELADDETVVDHFAEAAEMDDVWGEEKSSAEARLNTRGVLGYLDHRE; encoded by the coding sequence ATGGCAATCGGAGACGTTCGCGAAGTCACGGCCGGTGACTGTTCGGATCTCTACTATCTCGATACCGGAATGTACGACACGAGCGAATACGGGGCCGTCTACGTCCTCGACGACGACCGTCCCGCCGTCGTCGACACCGGCATCGGAACCAACTACGATTTGCTTCGTGACGCACTCGACGAGGTCGGGATCGCACAGGACGACCTCGAGGTCATCGCACTGACACACGTTCATCTCGACCACGCGGGCGGTGCAGGCTTTCTCGCGGCGGACTACCCGAACGCCGACGTCTACGTCCCCGCCCTCGGGGCCGACCACATGGCCGACCCCTCGCGGCTGGTCGCGGGGACGAAAAACGCCGTCGGCGAACAGTGGGAGTACTACGTGGAGCCGGAGCCGATCCCGGAAGAGCGGATCGTCGAGATCGAAGACGGCGACACGATCGACCTCGGGACCCACGACCTGCGCGCCCACGAGGCTCCCGGTCACGCACCCCACCAGGTCGTCTTCGAGGACCTCGCCAACGACGCCGTTTTCGTCGCCGACGCCGCCGGCATCTGGGTGCCCGAAACCGAGCAGATCAGGGAAACGTCACCGCCGTCGAACTTCGACCTCGAGCAGTGTCTCGCGGACCTCGAGACGCTGGCCGAACTCGATCCGAACGTGTTCTGCTACCCCCACTTCGGGCCGCGCTACATCGGCGACGACGTCGAGGGGGCACTCGAGGAGTACGCGACGGTCCTCGAGGAGTGGGTCGACGCGGTCGCCGCCAAGCGCCGAGAGCTCGCGGACGACGAGACGGTCGTCGACCACTTCGCCGAAGCGGCCGAGATGGACGACGTCTGGGGCGAGGAGAAGTCGAGCGCCGAGGCGAGGCTGAACACCCGCGGCGTCCTCGGCTATCTCGACCACCGGGAGTGA
- a CDS encoding cation diffusion facilitator family transporter, producing the protein MSEAGGADGGRSAFARASWANVLGNVVKIVAEGAAGYVFGSVALLADAAHSVADLVASVVVLVWGRSAFDEPDDTHPHGHTRIEPLTALFVGAVIALLGLNLLYRSVEGLVAGPDIEFSVLLLVALAFSIADMYLVYRYTIGINESLQSTALAALAKDCLNDIYTSVAAIVGVLGVLVDLPMLDPIAGGLVSLLVVYQGVEIGRENVDYLIGAAPGPQKRAEITDCLGGHPAVEGVHDLTVFYDGTVLEVEVHVEVDGDMPFREAHDIESALVDRLRGVEDVGDAHVHLDPSGIGEWKQSTEDSSCRNH; encoded by the coding sequence ATGTCCGAAGCCGGTGGCGCGGACGGCGGCCGGAGTGCGTTCGCGCGGGCGTCGTGGGCGAACGTCCTCGGCAACGTCGTGAAGATCGTCGCCGAGGGAGCGGCGGGGTACGTCTTCGGGAGCGTCGCACTGCTCGCGGACGCGGCCCACTCCGTCGCGGATCTCGTCGCGAGCGTCGTCGTCCTCGTCTGGGGGCGAAGTGCGTTCGACGAACCCGACGATACCCACCCACACGGCCACACCCGAATCGAGCCCCTGACGGCGCTGTTCGTCGGTGCGGTGATCGCACTCCTCGGATTGAACCTGCTCTACCGGTCCGTCGAGGGGCTCGTCGCCGGCCCCGATATCGAGTTCAGCGTCCTGTTGCTCGTGGCGCTCGCGTTCTCGATCGCCGATATGTATCTGGTCTATCGCTACACGATCGGCATCAACGAGTCCCTGCAGTCGACCGCGCTCGCGGCGCTCGCGAAAGACTGTCTGAACGACATCTATACCTCGGTCGCCGCGATCGTCGGCGTCCTCGGCGTGCTGGTCGATCTCCCGATGCTCGACCCCATCGCGGGCGGGCTCGTCAGCCTGCTGGTCGTCTATCAGGGGGTCGAGATCGGCAGGGAAAACGTCGATTACCTCATCGGTGCCGCACCCGGCCCGCAGAAACGCGCCGAGATCACCGACTGCCTGGGAGGCCACCCCGCCGTCGAGGGCGTCCACGACCTGACCGTCTTCTACGACGGGACCGTCCTCGAGGTGGAGGTCCACGTCGAGGTCGACGGCGACATGCCGTTCCGGGAGGCCCACGACATCGAATCGGCGCTGGTCGACCGTCTGCGGGGGGTCGAGGACGTCGGAGACGCACACGTCCACCTCGATCCCTCCGGCATCGGCGAATGGAAGCAGTCGACCGAGGACTCGAGCTGTCGTAACCACTGA
- a CDS encoding fluoride efflux transporter FluC produces the protein MTDAHPLVRLETLALIAVGGFAGSNLRFFAMGQFPDVPSIVIVNAVGSAVLAVLVYEAEYTGHLTSRTRLVFTTGFLSSLTTYSTFALQTALASSPLAVVGIVAANYGLGAAGVLVGRGIARRIAGPHLAGGEPT, from the coding sequence ATGACAGACGCTCACCCTCTCGTTCGACTCGAGACGCTCGCATTGATCGCCGTCGGCGGCTTCGCCGGCTCGAACCTCCGGTTCTTCGCGATGGGGCAGTTCCCGGACGTGCCGTCGATCGTCATCGTCAACGCCGTGGGGAGCGCCGTCCTCGCCGTGCTGGTGTACGAGGCGGAGTATACGGGTCATCTCACGTCCCGAACCCGGCTCGTCTTCACGACGGGGTTTCTCTCCTCGCTGACGACCTACAGCACGTTCGCGCTCCAGACCGCGCTCGCCTCGAGTCCGCTCGCGGTGGTGGGAATCGTCGCCGCCAACTACGGACTCGGAGCCGCCGGCGTGCTCGTGGGACGAGGGATCGCGCGCCGAATCGCGGGCCCGCACTTGGCAGGTGGTGAGCCAACATGA
- the crcB gene encoding fluoride efflux transporter CrcB codes for MSPVGTVLTALVTLDPEPAHVVGTGGAIGAILRYWVGQRIAGRVPNDRLPLSTFVVNVVGSFLFGLAVFAGVSESTLRLVGTGICGSFTTFSSFSVETVRLYERGDRVRAIGNATANLAGSLSAIALAWGVVAVAPV; via the coding sequence ATGAGTCCGGTCGGAACGGTCCTCACGGCGCTCGTCACCCTCGATCCCGAACCGGCCCACGTCGTCGGCACTGGCGGCGCGATCGGCGCGATCCTCCGGTACTGGGTCGGCCAGCGAATCGCCGGACGGGTCCCGAACGACCGCCTGCCCCTCTCGACGTTCGTGGTCAACGTCGTCGGCAGCTTCCTCTTCGGCCTCGCCGTCTTTGCCGGTGTGAGTGAATCGACGCTCCGGCTCGTCGGAACCGGCATCTGTGGGTCGTTCACCACGTTCTCCTCGTTCTCCGTCGAAACGGTTCGGCTGTACGAGCGCGGCGACCGCGTCCGTGCGATCGGCAACGCCACGGCCAATCTCGCCGGGTCGCTCTCGGCGATCGCCCTCGCGTGGGGGGTCGTCGCCGTCGCCCCCGTCTGA
- a CDS encoding magnesium transporter: MEARRDAWQIYRESLPILIVSLAGGIFAGSVLGSEGMTEGFERFPGLLLLLPAFLATRGNVYGAMGARISSGLHQGMIDPSFSWNRRLVNAVAASFINGIGISVFIGVLSWAILWVLGRDSAGLIELVGIMLISGVLTSTTLIFGLLALVFASYERGLDPDNLIGPIVTTLGDVFGVVFLFVAITVVGGIF, translated from the coding sequence ATGGAGGCTCGCCGAGACGCGTGGCAAATCTACCGCGAGTCACTCCCGATTCTTATCGTCAGCCTCGCTGGTGGGATTTTCGCAGGGTCAGTACTCGGCTCCGAGGGAATGACCGAAGGGTTCGAACGGTTTCCGGGGCTGTTGTTGTTACTCCCGGCCTTCCTCGCGACCCGCGGGAACGTCTACGGCGCGATGGGGGCGCGGATCTCGAGTGGGCTCCACCAGGGGATGATCGATCCGTCGTTCTCGTGGAATCGGCGGCTGGTCAACGCCGTCGCCGCCTCCTTCATCAACGGGATCGGCATCTCGGTGTTCATCGGCGTCCTCTCGTGGGCCATCCTGTGGGTGCTGGGACGAGACTCCGCTGGGTTGATCGAACTCGTCGGTATCATGCTGATCTCGGGCGTCCTGACCTCGACGACGCTGATCTTCGGCTTGCTGGCGCTGGTCTTTGCGAGCTACGAGCGCGGGCTCGACCCCGATAACCTGATCGGACCGATCGTTACCACGCTCGGCGACGTCTTCGGCGTCGTCTTCCTGTTCGTCGCCATCACCGTCGTGGGAGGGATCTTCTAA
- a CDS encoding magnesium transporter yields MAATGPDEPTDTWAIRSIVATMFPILLVLSMLEMGSGYVLEELEETYLTNPTLLVLVPVMIGMGGNLGAILSSRLSTRLHLGLLEFDPRDDVLWTNILAILGLAATIFTALGITAWLVGHLIAAPMALTDLLLISVISGMLLAVIAIVLSIAATYVSYTQGLDPDDTTIPVVTNLCDILGVIVLSGIAIVVLN; encoded by the coding sequence ATGGCGGCCACCGGTCCCGACGAACCGACCGACACCTGGGCGATTCGCAGCATCGTCGCCACGATGTTTCCCATCCTGCTCGTCCTCTCGATGCTCGAGATGGGATCCGGGTACGTCCTCGAGGAACTCGAGGAGACCTACCTCACGAACCCCACGTTGCTGGTGCTCGTCCCGGTGATGATCGGGATGGGCGGCAACCTCGGCGCGATCCTCTCCTCGCGGCTCTCGACGCGGCTCCACCTGGGGCTCCTCGAGTTCGATCCTCGAGACGACGTTCTCTGGACGAACATCCTGGCGATCCTGGGACTGGCAGCGACGATCTTCACGGCGCTTGGCATCACTGCCTGGCTGGTCGGCCACCTCATCGCGGCACCGATGGCACTTACTGACCTCCTGCTCATCTCGGTCATCAGCGGCATGCTGCTCGCCGTGATCGCGATCGTCCTCAGTATCGCCGCGACCTACGTCTCCTACACGCAGGGGCTCGATCCCGACGACACGACGATTCCGGTCGTGACAAACCTCTGTGACATCCTCGGCGTGATCGTCCTCTCTGGGATCGCGATCGTCGTCCTGAACTGA
- a CDS encoding potassium channel family protein, producing MDPLEGEASSAPIEYEPVSVKDVLVEMKDTAELLIDLSYSAVLHRSEPLATEVLRLEERMNVLELRARMSLLMAARKPADAEQLAPVLGIVGAADAISDAAGDIAKIVLEDMGLPEAMRAALPDAAEALLRGVVAADSPYAGRTLEDIDLESETGVRVIALRRGSDWLLNPGPTTRVEADDVALLRGPDAAIGGVCETMTGEVYEAPIAETPDIDDLERAVDTIIHMKDFSELAVDLAYSSVLFDSEELAEEVRNLEVEVDAMQSRFEAWTLRAAADAPDPVSLRGLIQLGNCTERISDAAIEISEGVLRDIDVHPVVQVAVQESDEIITRVEVTEGSDLDGTDVTAGVPDAESTMSVIAIRRPDEGWLLVADADAELRGGDVLISKGTRTAAAAFRELASA from the coding sequence ATGGACCCGCTCGAGGGCGAGGCATCGTCGGCCCCGATCGAGTACGAGCCCGTCAGCGTCAAGGACGTGCTCGTCGAGATGAAAGACACCGCCGAGCTGTTGATCGACCTCTCGTACTCGGCCGTGCTCCACCGGAGCGAGCCACTGGCGACGGAGGTCCTCCGACTCGAAGAGCGGATGAACGTCCTCGAGCTTCGCGCGCGAATGAGCCTCCTGATGGCCGCCCGGAAGCCGGCCGACGCGGAACAGCTCGCCCCCGTGCTGGGGATCGTCGGGGCCGCGGACGCGATCAGCGACGCCGCAGGCGACATCGCGAAGATCGTCCTCGAGGATATGGGCCTGCCGGAGGCGATGCGGGCCGCACTCCCCGACGCCGCCGAAGCGCTCCTGCGGGGCGTCGTCGCGGCGGACTCCCCCTACGCCGGGCGAACGCTCGAGGACATCGATCTCGAGTCCGAGACCGGCGTGCGCGTGATCGCGCTTCGGCGGGGCAGCGACTGGCTGCTCAATCCCGGCCCGACGACCCGCGTCGAGGCCGACGATGTCGCACTCCTCCGGGGCCCCGACGCGGCGATCGGCGGCGTCTGCGAGACGATGACCGGCGAGGTCTACGAGGCACCGATCGCCGAGACGCCCGACATCGACGACCTCGAGCGGGCCGTGGACACGATCATCCACATGAAGGATTTCTCCGAGCTGGCGGTCGATCTGGCCTACAGCAGCGTCCTCTTCGACAGCGAGGAACTCGCCGAAGAGGTCCGCAATCTCGAGGTCGAGGTCGACGCGATGCAGTCGCGCTTCGAGGCCTGGACGCTCCGGGCGGCCGCCGACGCGCCGGATCCGGTCTCCCTGCGTGGACTGATCCAGTTGGGGAACTGTACGGAGCGGATCAGCGACGCCGCGATCGAGATCAGCGAGGGCGTCCTCCGGGATATCGACGTCCACCCGGTCGTACAGGTCGCCGTTCAGGAGAGCGACGAGATCATCACCCGCGTCGAGGTCACCGAGGGGAGCGATCTCGACGGTACCGACGTGACTGCGGGGGTTCCCGACGCCGAGTCGACGATGTCGGTGATCGCCATCCGCCGGCCGGACGAAGGGTGGCTGCTGGTCGCCGACGCCGACGCCGAACTGCGCGGCGGCGACGTGCTCATCTCGAAGGGGACTCGAACGGCCGCGGCGGCGTTTCGGGAACTCGCGTCGGCGTAA
- the serS gene encoding serine--tRNA ligase, which produces MLDRTYLRENPDEVREALDDRGADVDIDEFLELDERWRELKARGDDLRHDRNQVSKKIGELVAEGKDEEREEALERSRELKAEIEEIEEEGTALEDELRERLFEIPQLPHESVPLGVDERHNVEDRRWGFDEPHDLPDEVTPHYELGEELDIIDEERAAKTTGAGFYFLKGEGAQLEHALIQFMMDVHREQGYVDVFPPVPVKSTSMRGTGQLPKFADDAYRLGGSNEEAYEDDDLWLCPTAEVPVTNMYAGEILLDDDLPLKHQAYTPNFRREAGEHGTETRGIVRVHQFNKVELVNFVEPEESYDRLEELLGEAEEVLKRLELPYRILDLCTGDLTFASAKTYDIEVWAPGDDMDDGPDEGGRWLEVSSASNFEDFQARRAGLRYRPERHESAEYLHTLNASGLAIPRVMVAILEYYQNEDGTVTIPEPLRPYMGGKEVIEGHEKVGESAVGAGERE; this is translated from the coding sequence ATGCTCGACCGGACCTATCTGCGCGAGAACCCCGACGAGGTACGCGAGGCCCTCGACGACCGTGGGGCTGACGTCGATATCGACGAGTTCCTCGAACTCGACGAACGCTGGCGGGAGCTGAAAGCCCGCGGCGACGACCTGCGCCACGACCGTAATCAGGTCTCGAAAAAGATCGGCGAACTCGTCGCCGAAGGGAAAGACGAGGAGCGCGAGGAAGCCCTCGAGCGCTCGCGGGAACTCAAAGCCGAGATCGAGGAAATCGAGGAAGAGGGCACAGCCCTCGAGGACGAACTCCGGGAACGGCTGTTCGAGATCCCACAGCTCCCCCACGAGAGCGTTCCGCTGGGCGTCGACGAACGCCACAACGTCGAGGACCGACGGTGGGGTTTCGACGAACCCCACGACCTCCCCGACGAGGTCACCCCCCACTACGAACTCGGCGAGGAACTGGACATCATCGACGAGGAACGGGCCGCCAAGACGACCGGTGCCGGCTTCTATTTCCTCAAAGGCGAGGGCGCACAGCTCGAACACGCCCTGATCCAGTTCATGATGGACGTCCACCGCGAGCAGGGGTACGTCGACGTCTTCCCGCCGGTTCCAGTCAAGAGCACGTCCATGCGGGGCACCGGCCAGCTCCCGAAGTTCGCCGACGACGCCTACCGGCTGGGCGGGAGCAACGAGGAAGCGTACGAGGACGACGACCTCTGGCTCTGTCCCACCGCGGAGGTCCCCGTCACCAACATGTACGCCGGCGAGATCCTGCTGGACGACGACCTCCCGCTGAAACACCAGGCCTACACCCCGAACTTCCGCCGTGAGGCCGGCGAGCACGGCACCGAAACGCGGGGCATCGTCCGCGTCCACCAGTTCAACAAGGTCGAACTCGTCAACTTCGTCGAACCCGAGGAGAGCTACGACCGCCTCGAGGAACTCCTCGGGGAAGCCGAAGAAGTTCTCAAACGGCTCGAACTCCCCTACCGAATCCTCGATCTCTGTACCGGCGACCTGACCTTCGCCAGCGCCAAGACCTACGACATCGAGGTCTGGGCCCCCGGCGACGACATGGACGACGGCCCCGACGAGGGTGGCCGCTGGCTCGAGGTCTCGAGCGCGTCGAACTTCGAGGACTTCCAGGCCCGCCGCGCCGGCCTGCGTTACCGGCCCGAGCGCCACGAATCGGCCGAGTATCTACACACCCTGAACGCCTCCGGGCTCGCGATTCCCCGGGTCATGGTCGCCATCCTCGAGTACTACCAGAACGAGGACGGCACGGTGACGATCCCCGAGCCCCTGCGGCCGTACATGGGCGGGAAAGAGGTCATCGAGGGCCACGAGAAGGTCGGCGAGAGCGCGGTGGGTGCAGGCGAGCGAGAGTGA
- a CDS encoding elongation factor EF-2, with amino-acid sequence MGRRKKIVQECERLMDDPENIRNIAIAAHVDHGKTTLTDNLLAGAGMISDETAGEQLAMDTEEDEQERGITIDAANVSMTHEYEDQNHLINLIDTPGHVDFGGDVTRAMRAVDGALVVVDAVEGAMPQTETVLRQALREGVKPTLFINKVDRLISELQEGPEEMQERLLAVIRDVNELIRGMTEDMDDIDDWTVSVEEGTVGFGSALYKWGVSMPSMQRTGMDFGEIMELERSDKRQELHERTPLSDVVLDMVCEHFPNPINAQPRRIPRVWRGDDQSEIAEQMRLVDEDGEVVLMVTDIAMDPHAGEVASGRVFSGTLEKGQELYVSGTAGKNRIQSVGVYMGGEREEVDEVPAGNIAAVTGLKDAIAGSTVSSVEMTPFESIEHISEPVITKSVEAKNMDDLPKLIETLRQVSKEDPTIQIEINEETGEHLISGQGELHLEVITQRIEKNQGIPVNTGEPIVVYREQPQRASDQVEGISPNRHNRFYISIEPMADEIVETIQLGEASMDMPEQDRREALQDAGMDKDTSQNVEHMHGTNILIDDTKGIQHLNETMELVIEGLEEALDNGPLANEPVQGSLIRLHDARLHEDTIHRGPAQVIPATREAVHKALIDGQIKMLEPMQDVRIDVPNDHMGAASGEIQGRRGRVDDMYQEGDLMVVEGIAPVGEMIGFASDIRSATEGRASWNTENAGFEVMSDSLQRDKIMEIRERKGMKLELPPSIDYI; translated from the coding sequence ATGGGCCGACGCAAGAAGATCGTACAGGAGTGTGAACGGCTGATGGACGACCCGGAGAACATCCGGAACATCGCCATCGCCGCTCACGTCGACCACGGGAAAACGACGCTGACAGACAATCTGCTGGCAGGTGCCGGCATGATCTCCGACGAGACTGCCGGCGAGCAGCTCGCGATGGACACCGAGGAAGACGAGCAGGAACGCGGGATCACCATCGACGCGGCCAACGTTTCGATGACCCACGAGTACGAGGATCAGAACCACCTGATCAACCTCATCGACACGCCGGGCCACGTCGACTTCGGTGGCGACGTGACTCGAGCGATGCGCGCCGTCGACGGTGCGCTCGTCGTCGTCGACGCCGTCGAAGGGGCGATGCCCCAGACCGAGACGGTGCTTCGTCAGGCGCTCCGAGAGGGCGTCAAGCCGACCCTGTTCATCAACAAGGTCGACCGCCTCATCTCCGAGCTCCAGGAGGGGCCCGAGGAGATGCAGGAGCGACTCCTCGCGGTCATCCGCGACGTCAACGAACTCATCCGCGGGATGACCGAGGACATGGACGACATCGACGACTGGACCGTCTCCGTCGAAGAAGGCACCGTCGGCTTCGGCTCCGCCCTCTACAAGTGGGGCGTCTCCATGCCGTCGATGCAGCGTACCGGCATGGACTTCGGCGAGATCATGGAACTCGAGCGCTCCGACAAGCGCCAGGAGCTCCACGAGCGGACGCCGCTGTCGGACGTCGTGCTCGACATGGTCTGTGAGCACTTCCCGAACCCGATCAACGCCCAGCCGCGCCGTATCCCCCGCGTCTGGCGTGGCGACGACCAGTCCGAGATCGCCGAACAGATGCGGCTGGTCGACGAGGACGGCGAAGTCGTCCTGATGGTCACCGACATCGCGATGGACCCCCACGCGGGCGAAGTCGCCAGTGGCCGCGTCTTCTCGGGCACCCTCGAGAAGGGCCAGGAGCTGTACGTCTCCGGGACTGCGGGCAAGAACCGCATCCAGTCCGTCGGCGTCTACATGGGCGGGGAACGCGAGGAGGTCGACGAGGTTCCCGCCGGGAACATCGCCGCCGTCACCGGTCTCAAGGACGCGATCGCGGGCTCGACCGTCTCGAGCGTCGAGATGACGCCCTTCGAGTCGATCGAACACATCTCCGAGCCGGTCATCACGAAGTCCGTCGAGGCGAAGAACATGGACGACCTGCCGAAGCTGATCGAGACGCTTCGACAGGTCTCCAAGGAGGACCCGACGATCCAGATCGAGATCAACGAGGAGACGGGCGAACACCTGATCTCCGGGCAGGGTGAGCTCCACCTCGAGGTCATCACCCAGCGTATCGAGAAGAACCAGGGGATCCCGGTCAACACTGGCGAACCGATCGTCGTCTACCGCGAACAGCCCCAGCGCGCGAGCGATCAGGTCGAGGGAATCTCGCCCAACCGCCACAACCGCTTCTACATCTCCATCGAACCGATGGCCGACGAGATCGTCGAGACGATCCAGCTCGGCGAGGCCTCGATGGACATGCCCGAGCAGGACCGTCGTGAAGCCCTGCAGGACGCCGGTATGGACAAGGACACGTCCCAGAACGTCGAGCACATGCACGGGACGAACATCCTGATCGACGACACGAAGGGGATCCAGCACCTCAACGAGACGATGGAACTCGTCATCGAGGGGCTCGAGGAGGCCCTCGACAACGGTCCGCTGGCCAACGAGCCGGTCCAGGGATCGCTCATTCGCCTGCACGACGCACGACTCCACGAGGACACCATCCACCGCGGTCCGGCACAGGTCATTCCCGCGACCCGCGAGGCCGTCCACAAGGCGCTGATCGACGGCCAGATCAAGATGCTCGAGCCGATGCAGGACGTCCGCATCGACGTGCCCAACGACCACATGGGCGCAGCCTCGGGCGAGATTCAGGGCCGCCGTGGCCGCGTCGACGACATGTACCAGGAAGGCGATCTGATGGTCGTCGAGGGCATCGCGCCCGTCGGCGAGATGATCGGCTTCGCGAGTGACATTCGCTCCGCGACCGAGGGCCGTGCCTCCTGGAACACCGAGAACGCCGGCTTCGAGGTCATGTCCGATTCCCTCCAGCGCGACAAGATCATGGAGATCCGCGAGCGCAAGGGCATGAAACTCGAGTTGCCGCCGAGCATCGACTACATATAA
- a CDS encoding DUF5781 family protein — protein MDIRVQGSGPTAPFLSARDLFETEQELSLPVHVQLRDDPDERTWAAHYDDRHVLNISKQAASSAMARELALHEFAHMARHEQQHPSHTQSTEEVLYLALAGKSVERRKLSHCYQIANHMKDIYADDITLSVGPGEKLLAFLESSLATAVADRPGTPPRPGFERLSASADPEITAVNAAFALALAERHDLVDEDHRLYDLAHAAAMDAPEIDFEGFKHRFRELVREPDTSTYRQVLVDATRSYVGSEGRAAD, from the coding sequence ATGGATATACGCGTCCAGGGATCGGGCCCGACCGCACCGTTTCTCAGTGCCCGCGATCTCTTCGAAACCGAACAGGAGCTCTCCTTGCCGGTCCACGTCCAGCTCCGGGACGACCCCGACGAACGGACCTGGGCCGCCCACTACGACGACCGTCACGTCCTCAACATCTCGAAACAGGCCGCCTCCTCGGCGATGGCGCGCGAACTCGCCCTCCACGAGTTCGCCCACATGGCCCGCCACGAACAGCAACACCCCTCCCACACCCAGTCGACCGAAGAAGTCCTCTATCTCGCGCTGGCGGGCAAAAGCGTCGAGCGCCGCAAGCTCTCACACTGTTACCAGATCGCGAATCACATGAAAGACATCTACGCCGACGACATCACGCTCTCGGTCGGCCCCGGCGAGAAACTGCTCGCGTTCCTCGAGTCGAGTCTCGCGACGGCAGTCGCCGACCGCCCGGGGACGCCGCCGCGACCGGGCTTCGAGCGGCTCTCCGCGAGCGCCGATCCGGAGATCACGGCCGTCAACGCGGCGTTCGCGTTGGCGCTCGCGGAACGACACGACCTCGTCGACGAGGACCACCGCTTGTACGACCTCGCACACGCGGCCGCGATGGACGCCCCCGAAATCGACTTCGAGGGGTTCAAACACCGATTCCGGGAGCTCGTGCGGGAACCCGATACGAGCACCTACCGGCAGGTCCTCGTGGACGCGACCCGCTCGTACGTCGGCAGCGAGGGACGTGCTGCCGACTGA
- a CDS encoding 30S ribosomal protein S7, translating to MAAEDQPDPDAPAGGADVSAKLFGTWELGELEYADPSTERYITVTPVAHTAGRHAGKQFKKSQISIVERFINRLMQTEENTGKKQQSLNHVRDAFEIIHERTEENPIQVLVTAVENAAPREETVRLKYGGISVPKAVDVAPQRRVDQALKFLAEGVYNDSFKTTTDVEEAIASQLIGASNYDVQTYAVSQKEEKERVAAAAR from the coding sequence ATGGCGGCAGAAGATCAACCGGATCCGGACGCCCCGGCCGGTGGCGCAGACGTGTCGGCGAAGCTGTTCGGAACGTGGGAGCTCGGCGAACTCGAGTACGCCGACCCCTCGACCGAGCGCTACATCACGGTGACCCCCGTCGCCCACACCGCGGGTCGTCACGCCGGCAAGCAGTTCAAGAAGTCCCAGATCTCCATCGTCGAGCGGTTCATCAACCGCCTGATGCAGACCGAGGAGAACACGGGTAAGAAACAGCAGTCGCTCAACCACGTCCGTGACGCGTTCGAGATCATCCACGAGCGCACCGAGGAGAACCCGATTCAGGTGCTCGTCACGGCCGTCGAGAACGCGGCTCCCCGAGAGGAGACCGTCCGCCTGAAATACGGTGGTATCTCGGTCCCGAAGGCCGTCGACGTGGCCCCGCAGCGACGGGTCGACCAGGCGCTGAAGTTCCTCGCCGAGGGCGTCTACAACGACTCGTTCAAGACGACGACCGACGTCGAGGAGGCCATCGCCAGCCAGCTCATCGGCGCGTCCAACTACGACGTCCAGACCTACGCGGTCAGTCAGAAAGAAGAGAAAGAGCGCGTCGCGGCAGCCGCACGCTAA
- a CDS encoding 30S ribosomal protein S12, protein MANGKYAARKLKKDRQNQRWSDSDYARRARGLREKSDPLEGAPQARGIVLEKVGIEAKQPNSAIRKCVRVQLIKNGKQVTAFCPGDGAISFIDEHDEVTIAGIGGAKGRAMGDLSGVNYKVDKVNGVALKELVRGNAEKPVR, encoded by the coding sequence ATGGCAAACGGCAAATACGCCGCGCGCAAGCTCAAGAAGGACCGCCAGAATCAGCGGTGGTCCGACTCTGACTACGCGCGCCGCGCCCGCGGACTTCGCGAGAAGTCCGACCCGCTCGAGGGTGCACCCCAGGCTCGCGGTATCGTACTCGAAAAGGTCGGCATCGAAGCCAAACAGCCCAACTCGGCGATCCGAAAGTGCGTCCGAGTGCAGCTGATCAAGAACGGCAAGCAGGTCACCGCCTTCTGTCCCGGTGACGGCGCTATTTCGTTCATCGACGAACACGACGAAGTCACCATCGCCGGGATCGGTGGGGCGAAGGGTCGTGCGATGGGCGACCTCTCCGGTGTCAACTACAAGGTCGACAAGGTCAACGGCGTCGCACTGAAAGAACTCGTTCGCGGGAACGCGGAAAAACCGGTGCGATAA